The following proteins are encoded in a genomic region of Arthrobacter jiangjiafuii:
- the pepN gene encoding aminopeptidase N translates to MSNQNLRREEAAARSALVTVDAYHVELDLSSAQDPETAGFRSRSTITFRCARPGGSTFLDFIHGGVSSVTLNGRELPLDLAVDGSRIQLPDLAVENTVTVDGTALYSRSGEGMHRFTDPADGQTYLYTQYEPADARRVFADFEQPDLKASFTFAVTAPSDWAVVSNGAEVTRTPIDAASETASAAPQCSRWEFAPTQRISTYITSVLAGPYFKAEDFWSGVLDDGSVLEIPLGAYCRASLAEYFDPQNVFDITKRGLDYFHTLFAYPYPFGKYDQAFVPEYNLGAMENPGLVTFTEAYVFRSKATEAQYEARANTILHEMAHMWFGDLVTMKWWDDLWLKESFADYMGALAVANATDFTNSWVSFANRRKAWAYVQDQLPTTHPIVADITDLEAAKQNFDGITYAKGASVLKQLVAYVGFDAFIEAARGYFRDHAYGNTTLTDLLNALSSASGRDMGVWSRLWLQTAGVPTLTPQLETDDDGALTSVTIIQDAPDPVSGEQVPRPHRLRIGLYNPDAGGALVRTDSVEIDVDGHRTEVPELVGIQRPALLLLNDEDLTYAKIRFDNDSLQTLMSSLGRIPDPLARAVCFSALWNGVRDGALSASDYVRLIAHAAPMETGAGVLQVLLDNARYAVERYAPAERRSALRESLYSLVVEQLHAAEPGSDRQLIWARNAAALGRRSTTHTDLLRGLLKGRTEIPGLAVDSDLRWQLWQALAATGSAARAELEAELERDSTASGRVGFTTAAAAFPEPAVKASAWQEAVHSDELSNQLLSATIEGLTIGSTELLSMFSADYFASLTLVWSARSIELASRVVGGLFPGAQDLPEHMVPADHPVLMATMDWLEANPQAPAALRRIIIEQQDQLLRALRAQAAGR, encoded by the coding sequence GTGTCGAACCAGAACCTGCGCCGTGAAGAAGCCGCCGCCCGCTCCGCCCTTGTGACCGTAGATGCCTACCACGTAGAGCTCGATCTGAGCTCAGCGCAGGACCCGGAGACGGCCGGGTTCCGTTCCCGGAGCACCATCACGTTCCGCTGTGCCCGCCCGGGCGGCTCCACGTTCCTGGACTTCATCCACGGCGGAGTCTCCTCGGTGACCCTGAACGGACGCGAGCTGCCCCTGGATCTTGCCGTGGACGGGTCGCGGATCCAGCTGCCGGACCTGGCAGTAGAGAACACGGTTACCGTGGACGGCACCGCCCTGTACAGCCGCAGCGGCGAGGGCATGCACCGGTTTACCGATCCCGCCGATGGCCAAACCTATCTGTACACGCAGTATGAACCCGCTGATGCCCGCCGCGTGTTCGCTGACTTTGAACAGCCCGACCTCAAGGCCAGCTTCACCTTCGCCGTCACGGCGCCGTCGGACTGGGCAGTCGTTTCCAACGGTGCCGAGGTGACCCGCACTCCCATTGACGCAGCTTCTGAAACAGCTTCTGCAGCACCACAGTGCAGCCGCTGGGAGTTTGCCCCCACGCAGCGCATCTCCACCTACATCACGTCCGTGCTGGCGGGTCCGTATTTCAAGGCCGAGGACTTCTGGTCCGGTGTCCTGGATGACGGCTCGGTCCTGGAGATCCCGCTGGGCGCCTACTGCCGTGCCTCGCTGGCCGAGTACTTTGATCCGCAGAACGTTTTCGACATTACCAAGCGCGGCCTGGATTACTTCCACACACTGTTTGCCTACCCCTACCCCTTCGGCAAATATGACCAGGCCTTCGTCCCCGAGTACAACCTCGGTGCCATGGAAAATCCCGGGCTGGTGACCTTCACGGAGGCCTACGTCTTCCGGTCAAAGGCCACCGAGGCGCAGTACGAGGCCCGCGCCAACACCATCCTGCACGAGATGGCGCACATGTGGTTCGGCGACCTGGTGACCATGAAGTGGTGGGACGACCTGTGGCTGAAGGAGTCCTTCGCGGACTACATGGGTGCCCTGGCCGTGGCCAACGCCACCGACTTCACCAATTCCTGGGTGTCCTTCGCGAACCGGCGCAAGGCCTGGGCCTACGTCCAGGATCAGCTGCCCACTACCCATCCGATTGTCGCCGACATCACCGATCTCGAAGCAGCGAAGCAGAATTTTGACGGCATCACCTACGCCAAGGGCGCTTCGGTGCTCAAGCAACTGGTGGCCTATGTGGGTTTCGATGCGTTTATCGAAGCGGCCCGCGGCTACTTCCGTGACCATGCCTACGGAAACACCACCCTCACCGACCTGCTGAACGCCCTGAGCTCGGCCTCGGGCCGGGACATGGGCGTCTGGTCCCGGCTCTGGCTGCAAACCGCCGGAGTCCCGACCCTCACGCCCCAGCTGGAAACGGACGACGACGGCGCCCTCACCTCGGTCACGATCATCCAGGATGCGCCGGACCCGGTCAGTGGTGAACAGGTGCCCCGCCCGCACCGCCTGCGGATCGGCCTGTACAACCCAGACGCCGGCGGCGCCCTGGTCCGCACCGACAGTGTGGAGATCGACGTCGACGGGCACCGGACCGAGGTTCCCGAGCTGGTCGGCATCCAGCGGCCCGCACTGCTGCTGCTCAATGACGAGGACCTGACCTACGCCAAGATCCGGTTCGACAATGACTCACTGCAGACCCTGATGTCATCCCTCGGCCGGATCCCCGATCCGCTGGCCCGGGCGGTCTGCTTCTCGGCACTGTGGAACGGCGTGCGCGACGGCGCCCTGAGCGCCTCCGACTATGTCCGGCTGATCGCCCATGCCGCACCGATGGAGACCGGTGCCGGCGTGCTGCAGGTCCTGCTGGACAATGCGCGTTACGCGGTGGAGCGCTATGCACCGGCCGAACGCCGCAGCGCCCTGCGTGAAAGCCTCTACTCGCTGGTGGTGGAACAGTTGCACGCTGCAGAGCCGGGCAGTGACCGCCAGTTGATCTGGGCCCGGAACGCGGCGGCCCTGGGCCGGCGCAGCACCACCCATACCGACCTGCTGCGCGGCCTGCTGAAGGGCCGCACGGAGATCCCCGGCCTGGCAGTGGACTCGGACCTGCGCTGGCAGCTCTGGCAGGCACTGGCAGCAACCGGAAGTGCGGCCCGGGCCGAGCTGGAAGCGGAGCTGGAGCGTGATTCCACGGCCTCCGGGCGGGTCGGTTTCACAACGGCAGCGGCTGCGTTCCCCGAGCCTGCCGTGAAAGCCTCGGCCTGGCAGGAGGCGGTCCATTCGGATGAACTGTCCAACCAGCTGCTCTCGGCCACCATCGAGGGCCTGACCATCGGCAGCACCGAACTGCTGTCCATGTTCTCCGCCGACTATTTCGCGTCCCTGACCCTGGTCTGGAGCGCGAGGAGCATCGAGCTGGCGAGCCGGGTCGTCGGCGGACTGTTCCCGGGAGCGCAGGATCTGCCCGAACACATGGTTCCGGCCGATCACCCGGTCCTGATGGCCACCATGGACTGGCTCGAGGCCAACCCGCAGGCTCCGGCAGCACTGCGCCGCATCATCATCGAGCAGCAGGACCAGCTGCTGCGGGCACTGCGAGCCCAGGCCGCGGGCAGGTAG
- a CDS encoding cupin domain-containing protein, with product MEKKSLTALVRNQLQIAGSASSGRSAQTVYGGHEHVLRQTIIALTAGFVLDEHENPGEATVYVLKGRVRLLSEGETWEGSAGDLLIIPQARHSVEAVEDSAVLLTVAKTDRQG from the coding sequence ATGGAAAAAAAGTCCCTGACCGCCTTGGTGCGGAATCAACTGCAGATCGCCGGCAGCGCGTCGAGCGGCCGCAGTGCCCAGACGGTCTACGGCGGCCACGAACATGTCCTGCGGCAGACCATCATCGCTCTGACCGCCGGATTTGTCCTGGACGAGCATGAGAATCCGGGTGAAGCCACGGTCTACGTGCTGAAGGGCCGGGTCCGGCTGCTGTCTGAGGGGGAGACCTGGGAGGGATCCGCCGGGGACCTGCTAATCATTCCGCAGGCCCGGCACTCGGTGGAAGCCGTCGAAGACTCAGCCGTACTGCTCACCGTGGCCAAGACGGACCGCCAGGGCTAG
- a CDS encoding lipoate--protein ligase family protein: MSSMEQDSARLHGEFKVVGGKLVVVDLEVRDGKLADVSLSGDFFLEPDDALADINAALEGLPEDTTGADIAAAVRANLPADAVLFGFSPEAVATAVRRALAKATGWTDHQWEIIGPTPLSTPMHVAMDEVLAEEVGAGKRNPTLRFWEWEAPSVVIGSFQSLRNEVDPQGAEKHGVTVVRRISGGGAMFMEHGNAITYSIYVPQSLVDGLSFADSYPFLDSWVMESLEKLGIKAWYQPLNDIATDQGKIGGAAQKRFGNGGMLHHVTMSYDIDADKMLEVLRIGKEKLSDKGTTSAKKRVDPLRRQTGLSREEIIATMMETFTARYGAVPAGITDEELALAEAKVAEKFGTPEWLNRVP; this comes from the coding sequence ATGAGCAGCATGGAACAGGACAGCGCCCGCCTCCACGGTGAGTTCAAGGTAGTGGGCGGGAAACTGGTCGTGGTGGACCTGGAAGTCCGTGACGGAAAGCTGGCAGACGTCTCGCTCAGCGGTGACTTCTTCCTCGAGCCCGATGACGCCCTGGCCGATATCAATGCGGCGCTGGAAGGGCTTCCCGAGGATACGACCGGCGCCGACATAGCGGCCGCGGTCCGGGCCAACCTGCCCGCAGACGCCGTGCTGTTCGGATTCTCGCCGGAGGCCGTTGCCACCGCCGTCCGCCGGGCGCTGGCCAAGGCTACGGGCTGGACAGACCACCAGTGGGAGATCATCGGACCCACGCCCCTGTCCACGCCGATGCACGTGGCCATGGACGAAGTCCTTGCCGAGGAGGTGGGTGCGGGCAAGCGCAACCCCACGCTCCGGTTCTGGGAATGGGAAGCCCCGTCCGTGGTGATCGGCAGTTTCCAGTCACTGCGCAACGAAGTGGACCCTCAGGGAGCAGAAAAGCACGGCGTAACGGTGGTCCGCCGGATCAGCGGCGGCGGTGCGATGTTCATGGAGCACGGCAATGCCATCACCTATTCCATCTATGTACCGCAGTCGCTGGTGGACGGCCTGAGCTTTGCGGACTCCTACCCCTTCCTGGACTCGTGGGTGATGGAGTCCCTGGAAAAGCTGGGCATTAAGGCCTGGTACCAGCCGCTGAATGACATCGCGACCGACCAGGGAAAGATCGGCGGCGCCGCGCAGAAACGCTTCGGCAACGGCGGCATGTTGCATCACGTGACCATGTCCTATGACATCGACGCCGATAAAATGCTCGAGGTGCTGCGGATCGGCAAGGAAAAGCTCTCCGATAAGGGCACCACCAGCGCCAAGAAGAGGGTCGACCCGCTGCGCCGGCAGACCGGCCTGAGCCGGGAAGAGATCATCGCCACCATGATGGAGACCTTCACCGCCCGTTACGGAGCCGTTCCCGCCGGGATCACCGATGAGGAGCTGGCGCTGGCCGAAGCGAAAGTAGCGGAGAAGTTCGGTACCCCCGAATGGCTGAACCGGGTTCCCTAG
- a CDS encoding type B 50S ribosomal protein L31, producing the protein MKSDTHPKYGPVVFRDLASDTAFLTNSTATSAKTIEWEDGNTYPLIEVEISSASHPFYTGKQRIMDSAGRVERFNARFKGFGSKK; encoded by the coding sequence TTGAAGTCTGATACTCACCCGAAGTACGGCCCGGTTGTCTTCCGCGATCTCGCGTCCGACACCGCGTTCCTGACCAACTCCACGGCTACGTCCGCCAAGACGATCGAGTGGGAAGATGGCAACACCTACCCCCTCATCGAGGTGGAAATCTCCTCCGCGTCGCACCCGTTCTACACGGGCAAGCAGCGCATCATGGACTCCGCCGGCCGTGTCGAGCGCTTCAACGCACGCTTCAAGGGCTTCGGCTCCAAGAAGTAA
- a CDS encoding TrmH family RNA methyltransferase — translation MSLLYLSTATDPRVADYTNLTDTALRRRREPEEGMYIAESSKVLRRALDAGHRPRSFFLAEKWIPDLQDLLDRYPDVPAYVGSAEVLEEITGFHLHRGALAAMERPAPLELAPLLASARRVAVLEDIVDHTNIGAIFRSAAALGVDAVLISPRCADPLYRRAIRVSMGTVFQVPWVRLAEWPGQLSMLHDAGFVTAALALTEESLTLDQLSARRDERLALVLGTEGDGLADGTLSAVDLTVRIPMSGGVDSLNVAAASAVAFWECRPQQG, via the coding sequence GTGAGCCTTTTGTACCTATCCACCGCCACTGACCCGCGGGTAGCCGACTACACCAACCTGACCGACACCGCGCTGCGCCGCCGCCGTGAGCCCGAAGAGGGCATGTACATCGCAGAATCCTCCAAGGTCCTGCGGCGTGCCCTCGACGCCGGCCATCGGCCCCGGTCCTTCTTCCTGGCCGAGAAATGGATCCCGGACCTGCAGGACCTGCTGGACAGGTACCCGGATGTCCCCGCCTATGTGGGATCCGCGGAAGTCCTCGAGGAGATCACCGGCTTCCACCTGCACCGCGGGGCCCTGGCCGCCATGGAACGCCCCGCCCCGCTGGAACTGGCACCCCTGCTGGCTTCAGCCCGCCGGGTGGCGGTGCTGGAGGACATCGTTGACCACACCAACATCGGCGCCATCTTCCGCTCTGCAGCGGCACTGGGCGTGGACGCCGTCCTGATCAGTCCCCGCTGTGCCGACCCGCTGTACCGCCGGGCGATCCGGGTCAGCATGGGGACCGTCTTCCAGGTGCCGTGGGTGCGGCTCGCCGAATGGCCCGGGCAGCTGTCCATGCTGCACGACGCCGGTTTTGTCACGGCCGCACTGGCCCTGACGGAGGAATCACTCACCTTGGACCAGCTCAGCGCACGCCGGGACGAACGCCTGGCCCTGGTGCTCGGCACTGAAGGTGACGGGCTCGCCGACGGTACCCTGTCCGCCGTCGACCTCACCGTACGGATCCCGATGAGCGGGGGAGTGGACTCGCTGAACGTGGCGGCTGCCAGTGCCGTGGCGTTCTGGGAATGCCGCCCGCAGCAAGGTTGA
- a CDS encoding sulfite exporter TauE/SafE family protein: MDLFHDAVVFFAGLWAGTINAVVGSGTLVTFPVLVALGYAPVAATISNATGLIAGNIAGSWGYRRELAGLKPTLLRLLPASILGGITGAALLLHLPEDVFGTVAPYLVVLALLFVIFQPSLQAWVRRRAEASVPVLPLQEVFGDGSDDDGGGASSASTPGPGSIAVAAPAKPPRRQTVLLTILIYLAGVYGGYFVAAQGILLVGILGIFLHGTIQHANAMKNILVLGVNIVAASSYLIFASDRIVWPVVALIAVSSLIGGFLGAAVGRRLPPVVLRIVIVLLGLLALWNMLS, from the coding sequence GTGGATCTGTTTCATGACGCCGTGGTCTTTTTCGCCGGTTTGTGGGCGGGAACCATCAACGCCGTTGTCGGCTCCGGCACACTGGTCACCTTTCCGGTGCTCGTGGCCCTGGGGTATGCCCCGGTAGCTGCGACCATCTCAAATGCCACCGGCCTGATTGCCGGAAACATCGCCGGTTCCTGGGGATACCGCCGGGAACTGGCCGGGCTGAAGCCCACCCTGCTGAGACTGCTGCCGGCCTCCATCCTGGGCGGGATCACCGGTGCCGCATTGCTGCTGCACCTGCCCGAGGACGTCTTCGGCACCGTGGCTCCGTACCTGGTGGTTCTCGCCCTGCTGTTCGTCATCTTCCAGCCCTCCCTGCAGGCCTGGGTCCGCCGGCGGGCCGAGGCATCGGTGCCCGTCCTGCCGCTCCAGGAAGTGTTCGGCGACGGCAGCGACGATGACGGCGGCGGTGCCTCGTCCGCTAGCACTCCGGGCCCCGGCAGCATCGCCGTGGCGGCACCGGCGAAACCGCCCCGCCGCCAGACAGTGCTCCTGACGATCCTGATCTACCTGGCCGGGGTGTACGGCGGCTACTTCGTGGCGGCCCAGGGGATCCTGCTGGTCGGCATCCTGGGCATCTTCCTGCACGGCACCATCCAGCACGCCAACGCCATGAAGAACATCCTGGTGCTGGGCGTGAACATCGTGGCCGCCTCCTCCTACCTGATCTTTGCCTCCGACCGGATTGTCTGGCCGGTCGTAGCGCTGATCGCGGTGAGCTCACTGATCGGCGGCTTCCTGGGTGCCGCCGTCGGCCGCCGCCTCCCGCCGGTGGTGCTGCGCATCGTCATCGTGCTGCTGGGCCTGCTCGCCCTGTGGAATATGCTGTCCTAA
- a CDS encoding ABC transporter ATP-binding protein, whose product MSDVLEFAAVSVVRGGKTLLDAVDWQVKEGERWVIMGPNGAGKTTLLQIAGGRMHPTRGVAGILEEVLGAVDVFELRPRIGLASAALANQIPEHETVLNVVLTASYGMTGRWREKYEKLDERRAFHLLHEWGMSTFMNRPFASLSEGERKRVQIARALMTDPELLLLDEPAAGLDLAGREDLVARLAGLAADEEAPAMVLVTHHLEEVPPGFTHALLLRDGGVVASGPISEVFTEENLSAAFDLPLHVQHDGGRWSATARR is encoded by the coding sequence ATGAGTGATGTTCTTGAATTTGCTGCCGTGAGTGTCGTACGCGGCGGCAAGACCCTGTTGGATGCCGTTGACTGGCAGGTCAAAGAGGGTGAGCGCTGGGTCATCATGGGACCCAACGGGGCCGGAAAGACCACTCTGCTGCAGATCGCAGGCGGACGCATGCATCCCACCCGCGGCGTTGCCGGCATCCTCGAGGAAGTCCTCGGAGCCGTCGATGTCTTTGAACTCCGCCCGCGGATCGGACTGGCCTCCGCAGCCCTGGCCAACCAGATTCCCGAGCATGAAACCGTCCTGAACGTCGTGCTGACCGCGTCCTACGGCATGACCGGCCGCTGGCGGGAAAAGTACGAAAAGCTCGACGAGCGCCGCGCCTTCCACCTGCTCCACGAGTGGGGCATGTCCACCTTCATGAACCGCCCGTTTGCCTCGCTGAGCGAGGGCGAACGCAAGCGTGTGCAGATCGCCCGTGCCCTGATGACCGACCCCGAGCTGCTGCTCCTGGACGAGCCGGCCGCCGGGTTGGACCTGGCTGGCCGCGAAGACCTGGTGGCACGCCTGGCTGGCCTGGCGGCCGACGAGGAAGCTCCGGCCATGGTCCTGGTCACGCACCACCTCGAAGAGGTTCCGCCGGGCTTCACCCATGCACTGCTCCTGCGCGACGGCGGTGTGGTTGCCTCGGGTCCCATCAGTGAGGTCTTCACCGAAGAGAATCTCAGTGCTGCCTTCGACCTGCCGCTTCACGTCCAGCACGACGGCGGCCGCTGGTCCGCCACCGCGCGCCGCTGA